DNA sequence from the Epinephelus moara isolate mb unplaced genomic scaffold, YSFRI_EMoa_1.0 scaffold658, whole genome shotgun sequence genome:
GTCCTTGGTCCATTGATGTTTCTTTTATATATTAATGACATAAGTTTGGTTTCAAAGTCActgaattgtattttatttgctgatgatacGACTGTGTTCTGTAGTGGGGATCATTTGGGACAGCTTTTGGATACAGTGGAGAAGGAACTGCAGAAATTCAAACAATGGCTTGATTTAAACAAATTATCACTTCACTTTGACAAAACAAAGTGAAGTGATaatctgtctgtccgtcctggaagagggatccctcctcagttgctcttcctgaggtttctaccgttttttccccgttaaaggttttttttggggagtttttcctgatcagctgtgagggtcataaggacagagggatgtcttatgctgtaaagccctgtgaggcaaattgtgatttgtcatattgggctttataaataaaattgaattgattgattgattgatattattGATGACAAATTAAGTTGGAAATCCCACATAAATTATGTTaaatcaaaaatgtcaaaatccaTTGCAATTTTGTACAAAGCCCATGATTTCCTCTCTCAAAATTCACTAATTACACTTGATAATAGCTCCATATATGACATATTGTATTGAGGTCTGGGGAAACACATATAAAAGAAATACTTTGTTATATAAATtcaataaattatatataaattctatatttttattgcaaaaGAAAGCTGTAAGAattatctgtaaaaaaaaaaaaaaaaaaaccttatcgCGAGCCAACTAACCCACTATttatttgcaaaaacattttgaaattcACGGACTTAGTTGATTGCATCCCAATACAAACCACGTACAAAGTAAAAAACGAACTTCTGCCTCCACCTctcaaaaactgtttaaaatgagAGACACCAGATATAATCTGAGGGGAACATTATTATTTGATAAACCAAAGAACCGAACTAATGTTAAAAATaactgtgtttctgtgaaaGGGGTAAAGATCTGGAACAACTGTCCCGAAAATATTAAATCATGTTGTACATTACACATCTTTAAAAGATTCTATAAAAACTACGTTATTTCTTGCTATGGTAAAGACAATTAAGTTTACTGACTGTACTATTATTTCCGAATTTGTGTGCTGTGCGCTATTCGTTCTATTTTGTGATGGAAAATTTAAGTTTATTGATATGATTGATTTCAAATTCTTGCACGTTGctcttttgtatttgtattgttaTGACGAGTATAATTTTGTAAGGTAAAAGGGGTGTTTATGAGCTTTAGCTTCTACCTACACCCTTTCAGTTACATTGATTATTGAAATGTACTGAAataaacacattcattcattcagctgCTTCAACTTGCCTTTGATATCAGAGGGTTGTATGATGTAACTAATCTCTGACATCACTCAAATTATGTGACCTAAACGCACCAATGCCCAAATGTTTCACCACCGTGGAATAAATGAAtcataaaatacattaatataAGATGGACGTGTGGCGTTTACAGAGACGCCGTCACAGCTTCCTGAGTGGTAAACATGTAGTTAACATGTAGTAaccatttaataaaaaatgtaaacatgaagtaaacatataaacatgcagtaaacatgaaataaacaaacacgtGTTGCCTTAAAAACAAAGGAATGGTTTTTATGTGAATATTTActgaacatgtttgtttctgtgtttcaggTCCTGAACAGGAAGGGCTTCATCAAACTGGCTCTCAAACACGGGTGGGTGGGGCTTATGGAAggggggtgggtgggtgggtggggcttCAATCAGTACactaactctgtgtgtgtgtgtgtgtgtgtgtgtgtgtgtgtgtgtgtgtgtgtgtatacgcaTGTGTGCAGAGCTCAGCTGGTCCCGGTCTTTTCCTTTGGAGAAAACGAGTTGTTTGATCAGATGGAGAATCCCAGCGGCTCGTCTCTGAGGAGGctgcaggtcagaggtcacaccGACGTTCACACTGCATTCACACAAACcatgacgcacacacacacacactcatcggTCATCCTGTGTCCACAGAACCGGCTGCAGAGCATCATGGGAGTGGCAATGCCTCTGTTTCACGCCAGAGGAGTTTTCCAGTACAGCTTTGGTCTGATGCCCTACAGGAAGCCCATCCACACTGTCGGTAAGACCGCAGTGTTAGTCTGACGTTAGTCTGACATTGGGTTAACGTTAGCATGATCTTAGCCTGACGTTAGCGTGACGTTAGGTTAATGTTAGCCTGATGTTAGGTTTATGTTAGCCTGATGTTAGGTTAACATTAGCCTGATGTTAGGTTAATGTTAGCCTGACGTTAGTTTTATGTTAGCTTTACGGTAGGGTAAAGGTTAAGTAAATGTTAGCCCGAAGTTAGCCTGATGTTAGGTTAAAGTTAGCCTGACGTTAGATTAATGTTAGCCTGATGTTAGGTTAATGTTAGCCTGATGTTAGGTTTATGTTAGCCTGATGTTAGGTTAACATTAGCCTGATGTTAGGTTAATGTTAGCCTGACGTTAGCTTTATGTTAGCTTTATGGTAGGGTAAAGGTTAAGTAAATGTTAGCCCGAAGTTAGCCTGATGTTAGGTTAAAGTTAGCCTGATGTTAGGTTTATGTTAGCCTGATGTTAGGTTTATGTTAGCCTGACGTTAGGTTAACATTAGCCTGATGTTAGGTTAATGCTAGCCAGACGTTAGCTTTTTGTTAGCTTTATGGTAGGGTAAAGGTTAAGTAAATGTTAGCCCGAAGTTAGCCTGATGTTAGGTTAATGTTAGCCTGATAATAGGTTAAAGTTAGCCTGATGTTAGATTAATGTTAGCCTGATGTTAGGATAAAGGTTAGGTAAATGTTAGGTTAGGGTTGTGCGGTATACCCATTcgtaccgaaaaccggtatttattttcattatgatatgaatttttcatataccgcaatacggatgaatagcccaaacaacatcaacatttttttcgtcttagctctttagaaagtaccgttatattatttggcgctacggacgcttcatatccaggcctatcgaacaggtctataccttgtccgtttattaaacaaactaaatagtcTTAAGttattaagttatttatttattagtcttatttacatgacggcatgtcatttctgtctctacatggtcgcgcatttacaattctcctctgctctctgtatctccCACGGTggagtttcgccccgatgcgcgcgcgcgcacacacacacacacacacacacgtgcacacacacacacacaagtgagcACACTACAACatggctcgggccgcattttcctgaccaaagcCGACCCGAGTCTGCAACAATTATAACCGAGTCCGGCCTGAACCCGCAGCATAGAACTAATGCAGCGaagcctgtgttgtgttcaggcgttgtcacgtaaataacaaattccagcacttgaataggccatagcacaacacaacagcatgtcaagtgggccaaacCCGAGCAAAATACCGTCAAATACtgtgaaaccgatatgatttttttttttaaaaacgtgatatgaaaattttgtcacaCTGCCCTATGTTAGG
Encoded proteins:
- the LOC126387526 gene encoding 2-acylglycerol O-acyltransferase 1-like — translated: MFVSVFQVLNRKGFIKLALKHGAQLVPVFSFGENELFDQMENPSGSSLRRLQNRLQSIMGVAMPLFHARGVFQYSFGLMPYRKPIHTVVGRPISVVQTPSPSREDIECLHKVYLQSLTELFEQHKHTYGLQEHQHLTFI